In Cryptomeria japonica chromosome 10, Sugi_1.0, whole genome shotgun sequence, a genomic segment contains:
- the LOC131053708 gene encoding amino acid transporter AVT1I-like has protein sequence MTDQDGHLEDGSDDDESDYLNRKVETDYNGDLGSLSSLPIPLSGWPQTFARSMDIYASSPSLHGMGLLGSYGLDQDSLLSSSIRQNQQVAEATSALDDSNVYLEEPLLSQSRTDLEECREKVYWENGASLTIQDSGYGNSEGSSFIRASINGMNVLAGVGILSTPYALFNGGWMGISILFLFALICCYTGVLLKRCMDVNTQIRSYPDIAHTAFGQTGRIVVSILLYLELYSFAVEFLILEGDNLAQLFPKMAMSIAGKSLDAHQSFVLLAALIILPTVWLRNLSLLSYISAGGVVASVVVVLAVAWVGMFDGVGFHHHGNLWNLNGLPTVIGLYAFCYSGHAVFPNIYSSMKDRQQFSSVMILCFIVCTFLYGSIAVLGYLMFGNELLSQVTLNLPREKLASKVAICTTLINPFTKYALILTPLSTALEELLPSSKASARTPLLLWSTCIRTLLLASTVVVAFVVPFFGYLMAFIGSSFSCLVSFILPCLCYLKIFGAAVSRSEMIFIHIILVVGIITAVVGTYSSVKNIADNI, from the exons ATGACGGATCAGGATGGCCATCTGGAAGATGGGTCAGATGATGATGAATCTGATTATCTTAATCGAAAAGTAGAGACAGATTACAATGGTGATCTTGGATCCCTATCCTCTTTGCCTATACCATTGTCAGGATGGCCACAGACGTTTGCAAGATCAATGGACATCTATGCAAGCTCACCATCCTTGCATGGGATGGGGCTTTTGGGAAGCTATGGTTTAGATCAGGACAGTTTGCTCTCTTCTTCAATTCGCCAAAACCAGCAGGTGGCTGAGGCTACTTCTGCATTGGACGATTCAAATGTGTATTTGGAGGAGCCTCTTTTGAGTCAAAGCCGGACAGATTTAGAGGAATGTCGTGAGAAAGTGTATTGGGAGAATGGTGCTTCTCTGACTATTCAGGATTCAGGGTATGGAAACTCTGAGGGCAGTTCTTTCATCCGAGCTTCTATCAATGGCATGAATGTTCTTGCAG GTGTTGGGATTCTGTCAACACCATATGCACTCTTCAATGGAGGCTGGATGGGAATCAGCAttctttttctttttgcattgATTTGTTGCTACACTGGTGTTCTTCTTAAGCGTTGCATGGATGTGAATACACAAATTCGCAGCTATCCAGACATAGCACACACAGCTTTTGGGCAGACTGGAAGAATCGTTGTATCCATACTGCTGTATTTGGAACTCTATTCTTTTGCTGTGGAATTTCTGATACTAGAAGGAGATAATTTGGCCCAACTGTTCCCCAAAATGGCTATGAGTATAGCAGGAAAAAGCTTAGATGCACATCAGTCATTTGTTCTCCTTGCAGCTCTGATTATTTTACCTACAGTATGGTTACGCAATCTGAGTCTGCTATCATATATCTCAGCAGGTGGTGTTGTTGCATCTGTTGTTGTGGTTCTAGCAGTAGCTTGGGTTGGCATGTTTGATGGGGTTGGATTTCACCATCATGGCAATTTGTGGAATTTGAATGGATTGCCTACTGTTATTGGTTTATATGCATTCTGTTATTCAGGCCATGCAGTTTTCCCCAACATCTACTCCTCAATGAAAGACCGCCAACAGTTTTCTTCA GTGATGATTTTGTGCTTTATAGTCTGCACATTTTTGTATGGGAGCATTGCAGTTTTGGGATATCTAATGTTTGGAAATGAGCTGTTATCACAAGTAACATTAAACCTCCCAAGAGAAAAACTGGCTTCAAAGGTTGCAATCTGTACAACACTGATTAATCCATTTACTAAATATGCATTGATACTTACTCCCTTGTCTACAGCCCTGGAAGAGTTATTACCTTCATCAAAGGCCTCAGCTAGAACACCACTTTTATTATGGAGCACATGCATCAGAACCTTACTACTGGCTAGTAcagttgttgtagcatttgtagtgCCATTTTTTGGTTACCTAATGGCATTCATTGGCTCTTCATTCAGCTGTTTGGTTTCTTTTATTCTTCCATGCTTATGCTACTTGAAAATTTTTGGAGCAGCGGTTTCTAGATCTGAGATGATATTTATTCATATAATCTTGGTTGTGGGCATCATAACAGCGGTTGTAGGAACCTACTCCTCTGTGAAAAATATTGCAGACAATATATAA